gtgtgagtgtgtgtgtgtgagtgagtgtgcgtgtgtgtgtgagtgtggaaAGCTGAGCTATAAACTGTGAGTTGGATGATGTGAAGGTCAGATGATATTTATCAGGCATTAAATCTCCAACGTTCTTCTGGGAGGTGAGGTTCTGCTCTCTCTTGGTTCTTTGAGTTCTCATTCTCGAGGAAACATCAGCAGGTCAGTTCAGATCAGCGTTGATATTTCCTGTGGAGACTAATCAGTATGTGGTGTGCTCTGAACAGGATCTCTGTGGAATGTAGCTCCACCTCCTAATAGGATCCACATGACCGCAGCTGATCTGCAGGGATTAAACCTGGATTAATGAGATGAGGTTATTGGGAAACTCTAAAAGGTGGCGTTACAGAGAGCTTTACACGTggaataaaacatgtttaagtCCTCGAGCCCAGCCTGAGGTCtttctgttaaaaaggagttcttccttccctcGGCtcgttggggttttctcttgaATGTTGTCGGTTCTTTAGCTTACAGAGGAAAGAAGCTGAACGAAGGCAAGAATACTCTGTGATTAATTatctttaaagttttttttgttagcAGTCCAGCTGATTTTGGGCTGAGGATGACTGAATGGGGAAAAGAGTCCCAGTAATGGGACATTTCACCTGAAATGGAAAAAACGGAACGCATCTACAACATGTTCCAAATTATTTGCTGACAGCAAAGATTAGacgttttcttttgtttttcaggtgaTAATAAGGCCAGTGCTTGTTTCTGCTAGCAGACTGGATGCTGCTGTGAAAGGCTAAAGTAGAGGTCCTGAAGGTCCAGGATTAAGTTCTgggaatgtttttaaaaattcctGTTGGATTTCAGAGGTTGCTGGTGACTATTagtctgttgtgatttggcgctgcaTAAATCAAATTGAATTCTTGAAGGTTCCTGTGGATTTGTTTGTGGTTCATGAAGGTTCAGCACATCTGCTCACCTGATTCATTTTGCTTGTGGGAGAGAACATCGGCTATTTCCACGTCTCTGAGCTAGTCTTGGACTTTGACCCCATTCAGTTGTATATATTTCATTAAGTTTGATTattgagttttttctttttaatcatgtgggtactgttgttgttgttgttgggttcgttctcagttgcagtgaaaGCTACATTTAGCTGTTAGGAGCAGCTCGTGGTCAAAGTAACCATTTTACCTGGATCTCTGATTATGTTCCTCCATCTATTTTCTCGCCATGTTTATTTCGCCTCCTCCAGCTTTTCCTCAGTCTGTTGTTGGGCTGCTGTTCCTCCTCCTGCATGTCTCCACATGCAGCAGCAGCCTCCCGTGCTACAACTGTTGGCGGTGCAGCAGCCCGACAGCTGCTTTGATGCTgcgtctgttttttttctctcagcttTTTAGCTCCACCTTCTTGCTGCTTCTTCCTCGCTAAACTTTTTCTACAAGCTGCATGAGCACACAGTGAAGGTAGGGTTGGGCCGGTCTCGTTAAGAAATTTGATTAGGCGATCCAGTGTGAGTAATGAAAGTGAACGAATGGGCTGCTCTCATAAGGCCGGTGTACAGCGGCCCTTCAGGTCCGCCCTTCGGTGCGCGGTATGCCAGATTACCAGTCCAGCCCCGATGGTGTGAGTGCTTCACTCCAGTTCACACGTATGAGGAAACCCTCCATGAATGGTTGAATCTGCTTCCCTGTGGCATGCTTCACTGCTGTGATGGTGTGATTGGTGTGGCAGTCCTCCTGCTCGTTCTGTCCATATCTGTGTCTTTCCCGGTCAAAGGTTTCTGGGagcctgctgttgttttggCATCAAGCTGGTTTTGGTTAATCTCAGAAAATATGTCAGCAGCCTCACAGCTCGTGCACTGGAGAGAACCGAAGAAATCTGGAGCGGCGTTCGGCCTCTCACTGCTGGTTCTTGTTTCCTTGGCAACACTGTCAGTCATCAGCGTGCTGTCCTATTTGCTCCTGGCGTGCCTCTGTGTCACAATCACCTTCAGGTGAGTGGAACCTGCTATAGACAGATAGATCACATTACTCAGCATGAAAAACATCTTCCTGTTCTCCATCCCGTCTGCAGAGTTTATAAATCCGTGATCCAGGCTGTTCAGAAGTCCAATGAAGGTCATCCATTCAGGTAACCCGGGTGATTTGATTCTAACCTGGCTCTAACCATTCTAACCTCACTGGAGCTCTCCTCTTCAGGTCTCTGTTGGAGAGGGACATTTCGGTGTCCTCAGAGTCAGTTCGGCAGCTCGCTGACCAGTTTCTGATCCACTTGAACTGGTTCAGTAATCAGACAAGGAGGCTGTTACTGGTGGAGGACCTGGTCGACTCTCTGAaggtcagtgtgtgtttttattctgtgtgtttgtttgttgtgtgtATTCTCAACTtaatctatccatgaagccagataacacacaccaagcagttaaactgcaggaatgtctaaattcagataaaactgaggttattgtgcTCGACCCTAAAAACccagagtactgacagggactagaaagagagagcagatttctcctgttttggcttcccttcactggcttcctgttaaatccagaattcaaaatcctgctcctcacatacaaggtcttaaataatcaagccccatcttatcttaatgaacttgtagtaccatatcaccctattagaacaaaagggagtttttcctttccactgtcgccaaagcacttgctcataggatgtcatatgattgttgggttttctctgtattatttagggtctttaccttgagactgttgtgatttgacgctttataaataaaactgaattcaattttgtttattgtttgtgtgtttggtcCATGTCTTTGTTCTTCGTGTTTCAGCTGGCAGCCGTCACCTGGGTGATGACGTACGTTGGTGCCGTGTTCAATGGCGTCACCATCTTGATCCTTGGTGAGTTTGTTTCCCTCTGAGCGATTTAAATATCAGTCTTTCTGATCTCCGATtggttttctctctgtgtgaagCTGACATCATTTTCTTCACTACACCGTTGATCTACCAGAAGAAGAAGGTAAAGACACACCTGATGTCCCTGTCTTCTACCCAGTCTGCTCCGTGCTTAGCTCagagtgtgtttctgtgttcagGCTCAGATTGATCATCACGTTGAGGCCGTTCGGCTCAAACTGGAGGAAACTCTGCAGAGGTGAGGTCACGGGTAATCAGGTGTTCATCATGACCTCACCGAAGGTCAACTCTGATCTAAATGTctcactgaggtcagaggtgaGAACCTGACCTTCATTTCTGCAGCACCACTGGGCTCTGTAATGTTTGTCTCAGGTGTTCATGGTCCACAGGTACCTGTCGTCTTTTACAAAGGCTCCCACCTGTTCTACCTCTATGAAGAGTTCGACTGAACTGAGCATGCTCAGTGTGTTCATACTGTCTGTTCTTCTTGAACTTGTCACCTGTCTATAGTTAAAGTTCACAGTCAGGTATTGATTGCCGATTGATTCATCCATGTTCAGTTTCTACGTTAACACAGATGAGCCCACCTCTAATCTGCAGGTGTTCACATTATTCTGTCCTGACAAGCGTCCTGTGtctgttttcagtttgcagGATAAGTTACCTGGCGCTGTGAAGAAAAGCAAGGTTGAGTGACACCTGAGATGTTGAAGCTCTGCCCCCTCCTCTCATtcgcctgtttgtctgtgactcACAAGACTTTGAATAAAATCAGACTGACGAGAAACAAGCCGTGTGTTTTTATTCTGGCCCAGCGTCACCTGTCCTCACCTGTCCAAGCCGTCATATTCAGAGGTGTGAGCGTGGTCATGTTTACACAGTTACTTCCTGATGTTtggacaggaagcagcttcagttTCACGACAGCGAGGAAGCTGAGTCATGGAACtgtgaattttattttgttggaaGTATTCTGTAGTATAACTGCACTGTGAATgcccttcaaaataaagatcACCATGACTGTGACCAGTCAAGAgtgatgcttttattttgaaggcctCTGAGAGAGGTTTAAATATCAGAGATAAAAATATCTTGCTGCGCAAACATGATTCCGTGTGCGCTTTTACTTTGTCTCCTTCATGCCATCATGGCTGAAAACAGACTCGTCTCCGTGGACTTTGAGGTCTTCGGGAACGTGCAGGGTAGGTCGCCTGACACGTGACGgcgagtttgtgtgttttttgaggTTTTACTCGCTGACCCTGTGTTTGTTCTCCGTGTTCAGGTGTGTGCTTCAGGATGGTGagcttcctcttttccttcacATTACTGCTGTGTTTAATCAGTGTGTACCATGGAAACGTGT
This sequence is a window from Oreochromis niloticus isolate F11D_XX linkage group LG6, O_niloticus_UMD_NMBU, whole genome shotgun sequence. Protein-coding genes within it:
- the LOC100706184 gene encoding reticulon-3-B isoform X1; this encodes MADSSSSSNNSSSSLRDLTHTGFWEPAVVLASSWFWLISENMSAASQLVHWREPKKSGAAFGLSLLVLVSLATLSVISVLSYLLLACLCVTITFRVYKSVIQAVQKSNEGHPFRSLLERDISVSSESVRQLADQFLIHLNWFSNQTRRLLLVEDLVDSLKLAAVTWVMTYVGAVFNGVTILILADIIFFTTPLIYQKKKAQIDHHVEAVRLKLEETLQRYLSSFTKAPTCSTSMKSSTELSMLSVFILSVLLELVTCL
- the LOC100706184 gene encoding reticulon-3-B isoform X3; the encoded protein is MADSSSSSNNSSSSLRDLTHTASQLVHWREPKKSGAAFGLSLLVLVSLATLSVISVLSYLLLACLCVTITFRVYKSVIQAVQKSNEGHPFRSLLERDISVSSESVRQLADQFLIHLNWFSNQTRRLLLVEDLVDSLKLAAVTWVMTYVGAVFNGVTILILADIIFFTTPLIYQKKKAQIDHHVEAVRLKLEETLQRYLSSFTKAPTCSTSMKSSTELSMLSVFILSVLLELVTCL
- the LOC100706184 gene encoding reticulon-3-B isoform X4, with protein sequence MADSSSSSNNSSSSLRDLTHTGFWEPAVVLASSWFWLISENMSAASQLVHWREPKKSGAAFGLSLLVLVSLATLSVISVLSYLLLACLCVTITFRVYKSVIQAVQKSNEGHPFRSLLERDISVSSESVRQLADQFLIHLNWFSNQTRRLLLVEDLVDSLKLAAVTWVMTYVGAVFNGVTILILADIIFFTTPLIYQKKKAQIDHHVEAVRLKLEETLQSLQDKLPGAVKKSKVE
- the LOC100706184 gene encoding reticulon-3-B isoform X2, translating into MADSSSSSNNSSSSLRDLTHTAASQLVHWREPKKSGAAFGLSLLVLVSLATLSVISVLSYLLLACLCVTITFRVYKSVIQAVQKSNEGHPFRSLLERDISVSSESVRQLADQFLIHLNWFSNQTRRLLLVEDLVDSLKLAAVTWVMTYVGAVFNGVTILILADIIFFTTPLIYQKKKAQIDHHVEAVRLKLEETLQRYLSSFTKAPTCSTSMKSSTELSMLSVFILSVLLELVTCL